Proteins co-encoded in one Quercus robur chromosome 8, dhQueRobu3.1, whole genome shotgun sequence genomic window:
- the LOC126694004 gene encoding SNF1-related protein kinase regulatory subunit beta-1-like: MVHNENYFGGRLISVEITWYGGGNVVSVVGSWNNWQTKEDLQNIGKIASVTMMLPLGIHYFCFIVDGE, translated from the exons ATGGTGCATAATGAGAATTACTTCGGTGGAAGATTGATTTCTGTTGAAATCACATGGTATGGTGGTGGCAATGTAGTATCTGTGGTGGGATCGTGGAACAACTGGCAGACTAA GGAGGACTTGCAGAATATAGGAAAAATTGCTTCTGTTACTATGATGCTTCCATTAGGAATACACTACTTTTGCTTCATTGTTGATGGAGAGTAG